The window TCAGTTTCAGCAGTTTTAGAAAATTTTACAATCATTACTTGTAAATCACTCACCTTAGTTGAATTTATAAATCTATATCAAACGCTACGTAATTCCCCTTATCTATCTCCTCTTCAGCATTTCTAAGTTTCAATAGGTACTTTAAATTGCTTATCTCTCTCATAACATCATTAAAGCGATCTTCACTCAAAACGACTATGTTTTCATCTTCCGGTCTGGTTACTATTAATATTTCTTTGTTTTTTATAACTCTGTCTAAGTTCTCTTTAAGTGATTTTCTAAATGTGCTCACACCAGTAGCTTTCACTACATTTCCTTCCAATAACATCATTTCGCTCGGTCTCCTTCCGTGTTGCAAAAACATTACAGACGAACTCGCACATCTGCAATGCTAAATAATGGTACCATATTTGGTACATATATTCAATCATTTCTTGTACAGTTTTTAGTTTATTAATTTTAAGTTGTTATATACAACAATAAAAATAGTAGTACTAAACTTTGTTTGACACACTTTGTATCTTTAGCGATAATGTAAAAGGAATTTTAAAATATACAAATATGAACGGCACTTGATTAAAGTTAGTATTTTAAAATGAATATAAGTGTGTTTTTTATATCTAGAGAAAGTATTCTCTCTCAAAATTTAATTGATTTATAGCCAGATGGCCTAAATGTGATTTGTTTTGATCTTGCTGAAGGGAAGAAATCAATGAAAAAACTGACAGAAGAAGACATAAAGAACAGATATATTACTCCGGCCATAGAAAGCTCTGGGTGGAACAAAGAGCAGATTTTCATGGAATATTTTTTCACGAATGGACAAGTAATTGTCAGAGGAGATCAAGTGAAAAGAGGCAAGCAGAAAAAAGCCGACTATCTCCTTACACGAAAAGATAACAACCACCCACTGGCTATAGTAGAGGCCAAATCTGCAGAATATTTTGTTGGAGCTGGAATGCAGCAAGCCATCTCATATGCAGAAACTCTAGATATCCCTTTCGCATACTCTTCAAACGGTAGCGGGTTCATTGAACATGATTTCTTTACCGGAATAGAAACTGAACTTTCATTAGAACAATTCCCCACTGAAGAAGAATTGTGGAAACGCTATCTTCTGGGAAAAAATATTCATGACACGAAACAAGAAAAGATAATAGAGGAACCGGATTACTTTGATCCTTACACCCAAAAGAAAGCTCGTTATTACCAACGTATAGCAATAGACAGAACAGTAGAAGCTATAGCAAAAGGACAAAAGAGACTTCTTTTAGTAATGGCGACCGGGGCTCGTGTCATAATAATGA of the Synergistaceae bacterium genome contains:
- a CDS encoding type II toxin-antitoxin system Phd/YefM family antitoxin, giving the protein MMLLEGNVVKATGVSTFRKSLKENLDRVIKNKEILIVTRPEDENIVVLSEDRFNDVMREISNLKYLLKLRNAEEEIDKGNYVAFDIDL